The segment CTGGTATATACCTTAATGATCCGGCAGCCGGATTTCCTGACCCCTCTGCTTGCCGCAGAAGTGCTGGAGCAGGTCAAGCACAGCAAACCGCACCCGCTGCTGGATAAGGCCGTCTTCGAGCACTGCGAAGACGGCCTGAGTGTACAAATGCTGCATATCGGCCCCTATGATGATGAACCGCACAGTTTCGCCAGAATGGAGCAATTCTGCACCGCTCAGGGCCTGGTGCGGGAGTCTCTCCTGCACCGCGAAATCTATATCTCGGATGCCAGGCGTGTCCGCCCGGAGAAGCTGCGGACCGTACTGCGGTTCAAGGCCGCCCGGCAGGATTAACGCTACATTTTCACCGCATTCCTTACCGTTGAGCTCTTATGCACCTCCAGCAGCTCCCCGTACTCCACCGTCTCAATCTCGCAGCCGGGCCCGATCACAACACTTCCGCCCCGGACAGTCTGCGCCTGCGTATGCTGAAGCTCGATCCGGTCTCCTTCGATCAGCCGGGCCGCGAAGCTCATCTTCTTCCCCGGTCTGAGCAACGCGCCGGAACGGCTGCGCTTGATGGAGATGCTG is part of the Paenibacillus sp. FSL M7-0420 genome and harbors:
- a CDS encoding GyrI-like domain-containing protein is translated as MKAEWRKQDKALYLPPAEPGLIQVPAFPYFTLRGEGNPNRSAFAEAVAVLYSLSYAVKMLPRRGPAPEGYYDYTVFPLEGVWDLSEAGRRLAALDKNELVYTLMIRQPDFLTPLLAAEVLEQVKHSKPHPLLDKAVFEHCEDGLSVQMLHIGPYDDEPHSFARMEQFCTAQGLVRESLLHREIYISDARRVRPEKLRTVLRFKAARQD